A window of Nonomuraea angiospora genomic DNA:
CAGCTGGGCTCGTGGCGGCTGGCGTTCGCGGTGATGGCGGCGTTCGCGGCGGTGTGCGGCGCGTTCGTGCCCCGCGTGCTGCAGTTCGACGGCACGCGCGGCGAGCATGGCGGCCTGCGCCCGCCGGTCCCGGTCGTGTCCCTGCTGCTGGTCATGGCGGCCGCCGGGGCCGTGAGCGTGGCGGGGGTGCTGGCCGGCCTGCTCGCGAAGGCGGCCCTCATCGGGACTGCGCTGCTGCTGGTGGCCGGGTTCGTCCTCCATGAGCGGCGCAGTGAGCTGCGCGTCTTCCCCCGCGCGACCTACCGGAGGGGTTCGTCGCTCAAGTGGGTCTACCTGACGCTCGGGCTGCTGGCCTGCGGGGTCGCGGCGGAGTCGTTCCTGCCGCTGTTCGGTCAGCGGCTGGCCGGGCTGGCGCCGCTCGTGGCGGGGTTCTTCGCCGCGGCCATCTCGTTGGGCTGGTCGCTCACCCAGATCGCCGGCTCGTCGGTGACGGGCGGGCGCGCGGTGCGCCGGCTGCGCGTGCTCGGCCCGGTGCTGCTGGCCGCCGGGCTGCTGGTGCAGGGGTTGCTGCAGCGCCAGGAGACGCCGCTGTGGCTGGTGGCGGTGTGGGTGCCGGTGCTGTTCGTGGCCGGAGCGGGCATCGGGCTGGCCTATCCGCACCTGTCGGTGGCCGCGATGTCCAGAACGCGCGATCCGGAGGAGGGCAGGCAGGCGGCCGCGGGGATCGCGACGGTAACGAGCCTGTCGATCGCCTTCGGCACGGCGGTGGCGGGGGCCCTGGTCAACCTGGGCGGCGGGTCGATGCTCGATTCGGCGCGGTACGTGTTGTTCGGGCTCGCGCTCCTGTGCGCGCTCGGCGCCCTGACCGCCCACGCGGCGAACCGGACGGATCCCGCGCCCGATCGCGAAGATGCGCCGGAGCCGCGACGAGGGGACGCCCGCTCGCCTACCGCACCGTGAAGGTCCAATGGAGCTCCCGACGCGGCCCATGGTAGCTACTCTCGGCATGGAATTCTTCTGCTACCACCGTGACCGCTCAGGCTCCGCCGCGCTGCGCGCCGAGCTGGGGGAAGCGCACTGGTCCTACATGGACCGGTACGCGGCGGAGATGATCGCCCGTGGCCCGACCTTCGGCCGCGGCAGCGAGACGGCCACCGGCAGCGTGCACATCCTCGACCTGCCGGATCCGGCCGCCGCGCGGGCGTTCGCCTTCGAAGAGCCCAACTATCAGGCCGGCGTGTACCGGGACGTGATGGTGCGGCGGTGGCGCAACGTGCTGGGCCGCACCATGTGGGATTTCCCCGGCGGCAGGGAGGGCGGCGACCGGTATCTGGTGCTGGGTTTGGGCTCCGGCCAACCGGCCGACCAAGTGCCGCCGACCGGCCGGGACGAGCTGATCGCGTACGGGCCGCTGCTGTCCGACGACGGCGGCACCTGGCTCGGTACGGCGCTGCTGGTGCGGGCGCCGGACCCGGCCGCGGCCCGCGCCGTCCTGACCCAGGACCGGTACGCCGACATCGAGGTGCACGACTGGGCGTTCGGCGGGCGGCGGTGACGAGCGGGCCCTGGCAGCGGCCTTTAGGGTGACCTCATGCTCGTGCTGGGGATCGAGGTGCCGGACGGCCTCCTCCACCGGTGGCTCGGATGGTTCACGCCACCGGTGCAACCCTTCGTGATCCCGCCCGATCTCGCCGCCTCCCTCGAGCTCGCCGATGACCGGGACCGGCTCACGCCCGAGGTCAGGGACACCTTCTGCCTCTACGGCCTGGGTTCGTCGGCGCTGGTGTGGCTGACGGAGGCCGGCGCGCGCCGGCTGCCGGCCGCGGTCAGGCGAAGCCAGCCCACGCCGCACCGCTGGCCCGGCCAGATCGCCGGGCGCGAGGCCGAGGCGGTCGTCACGTACGTCGAGAAGGGGCGCCGCCCGAGCCGGCACCGCGAGGTCGCCCCCGCCACGTGGGACGCCATCGCCTCGGCGCTGCCGGGAGCGCGTCACCTGGCCGGGACCTTCCCCACCCGCAGCGGCCCGAACTGCTTCGGCACGGTGATGGCGGCCTGCGGTGTCGAGGGCGCGCAGGACAGGTGGATGCTCCGCGAGCCGTTCGAGGACTGGCTCGCCGAGCACACCGCCAGGGGAGGCCACGACGGCGCGCCGGGGACCGTCCTGGTCTGGCGGGCCGCCGATGGAGGCGCGCAGCACGCCGCGGTCACCCTCGGGGACGGCTGGGCGCTGCACAAGCCTTCGCAGGGCTGGATGAGCCCGACGAAGGTCCTCGCGGTGCGAGACCTGAAGTACAGCGCCCGAGCCGCAGGACAGCGCCTTCACCGGCACCACCTTCAGTGACCTCGCGCCTGGCCTAGGCTTCGGTGCGCTTTTCCAGGCGGCTGCCCCGCGGCAGGGTGACGGCCATGATGTTGCTGGGGATGTCCAGCTCGATGCGGTGCCAGCGCCCGCGCGGGACGATGGCGGCGGTCCCGGCCGTCAGCCTGATCTCCTCCTCCTGTTGTCCCGGCCGCTCCGGACGCAGGTAGAGGCGGATCTTCCCGACGAGGCAGGACACGACCTCCTCGGCCTCGGGATGGACCTCCCAGTGGTCGGCGTGGACGTCGGCGCCGGTCTTGGCGTGGAAGGCCGTCAGCCGCCAGCCGTCCTGGTCGGCCTCCGCCGCCGCCTTTTCGGCGTGGATCTGGCCGCCTTGGCGCAGGTGGACGGAGGAGGCGAAGAGATCGATCGGGTTCACAGGCATGCCGGGACGCCCCTTTCTGCGGTGGGTGGATCGCCGGTCAATCCCGGGCGGAGAGCGAAACAACACGGTCGTCGGCCCGTGCGGGCGGGCCGGTCCTCGGCAGGACCGTGAGGGCGATGAGGACGGCGCCGAGCAGGAGGACGGCGCCGAGGCCCAGGCCGAGCGCGTAACCGTCGTTGAGGGTCTCGGGCGTGACGCTCTGGCCGGTGCGGTCCTGCGCGAGGGTGCCCAGGACGGCCAGCCCGAGCGAGGCGCCGATCTGGCGTGAGCTGTTGAGCAGGCCCGAGGCGGTGCCGCTCTCGTGGGCCGCGACGCCGACGGTCGCGGTGGAGACGACCGGTC
This region includes:
- a CDS encoding cupin domain-containing protein: MPVNPIDLFASSVHLRQGGQIHAEKAAAEADQDGWRLTAFHAKTGADVHADHWEVHPEAEEVVSCLVGKIRLYLRPERPGQQEEEIRLTAGTAAIVPRGRWHRIELDIPSNIMAVTLPRGSRLEKRTEA
- a CDS encoding MFS transporter; the protein is MIVPAGGVLVGAVNIYLAASLLPTAVADLGGAGFYAWNMTIYLVAMVVATMLSGRFLSRWGSVGAYLLGFAVFAAGSLACALSPAMAVLLASRGVQGLGAGLLSGLGFAVIRSALPPRLWTRGTALMSAMYGAGNFAGPALGGLFAQLGSWRLAFAVMAAFAAVCGAFVPRVLQFDGTRGEHGGLRPPVPVVSLLLVMAAAGAVSVAGVLAGLLAKAALIGTALLLVAGFVLHERRSELRVFPRATYRRGSSLKWVYLTLGLLACGVAAESFLPLFGQRLAGLAPLVAGFFAAAISLGWSLTQIAGSSVTGGRAVRRLRVLGPVLLAAGLLVQGLLQRQETPLWLVAVWVPVLFVAGAGIGLAYPHLSVAAMSRTRDPEEGRQAAAGIATVTSLSIAFGTAVAGALVNLGGGSMLDSARYVLFGLALLCALGALTAHAANRTDPAPDREDAPEPRRGDARSPTAP
- a CDS encoding YciI family protein, which translates into the protein MEFFCYHRDRSGSAALRAELGEAHWSYMDRYAAEMIARGPTFGRGSETATGSVHILDLPDPAAARAFAFEEPNYQAGVYRDVMVRRWRNVLGRTMWDFPGGREGGDRYLVLGLGSGQPADQVPPTGRDELIAYGPLLSDDGGTWLGTALLVRAPDPAAARAVLTQDRYADIEVHDWAFGGRR